From a single Micromonospora sp. WMMD1102 genomic region:
- the bioB gene encoding biotin synthase BioB, which produces MPEILDRARTQVLDGGVGLDEAGVLAVLRLPDEHLSAALQLAHEVRMRWCGPEVEVEGIVSLKTGGCPEDCHFCSQSGLFASPVRSVWLDIPSLVEAAKQTAATGATEFCIVAAVRGPDERLMKQMREGVAAIRAEVDIQVAASLGMLTQAQVDELVAMGVHRYNHNLETCRSFFPNVVSTHSWEERWETLRMVRASGMEVCCGGILGLGETVEQRAEFAGQLAELDPHEVPLNFLNPRPGTPLGEQPVVAPRDALRAIAAFRLAMPRTILRYAGGREITLGDLGTRDGLLGGINAVIVGNYLTTLGRPADEDLALLDELKMPVKALSATL; this is translated from the coding sequence ATGCCAGAAATCCTCGACCGGGCCCGTACCCAGGTACTCGACGGCGGTGTCGGTCTCGACGAGGCCGGCGTGCTCGCCGTGCTGCGGCTGCCCGACGAGCACCTCTCGGCGGCGCTCCAGCTCGCCCACGAGGTGCGGATGCGCTGGTGCGGCCCGGAGGTCGAGGTCGAGGGGATCGTGTCGCTGAAGACCGGCGGCTGTCCGGAGGACTGCCACTTCTGCTCGCAGTCCGGGCTGTTCGCCTCGCCGGTCCGGTCCGTCTGGCTGGACATACCGTCCCTGGTCGAGGCGGCGAAGCAGACCGCCGCCACCGGCGCCACCGAGTTCTGCATCGTCGCCGCGGTCCGGGGGCCGGACGAGCGGCTGATGAAGCAGATGCGCGAGGGTGTCGCGGCGATCCGGGCCGAGGTGGACATCCAGGTGGCCGCCTCGCTCGGGATGCTCACCCAGGCCCAGGTCGACGAGCTGGTCGCCATGGGTGTGCACCGGTACAACCACAACCTGGAGACCTGCCGCTCCTTCTTCCCGAACGTGGTGAGCACGCACAGCTGGGAGGAGCGCTGGGAGACGCTGCGGATGGTCCGCGCCTCCGGCATGGAGGTCTGCTGCGGCGGCATCCTCGGGCTGGGCGAGACGGTCGAGCAGCGCGCCGAGTTCGCCGGGCAGCTCGCCGAGCTGGACCCGCACGAGGTGCCGCTGAACTTCCTCAACCCCCGGCCGGGGACCCCGCTGGGCGAGCAGCCGGTGGTCGCGCCGCGCGACGCGCTGCGGGCCATCGCCGCGTTCCGGCTGGCCATGCCGCGCACCATCCTGCGGTACGCGGGCGGCCGGGAGATCACCCTCGGCGACCTCGGCACCCGGGACGGCCTGCTCGGCGGGATCAACGCGGTGATCGTCGGCAACTACCTGACCACCCTGGGCCGCCCGGCCGACGAGGACCTGGCCCTGCTGGACGAGTTGAAGATGCCGGTCAAGGCGCTCTCGGCCACGCTGTGA
- a CDS encoding 8-amino-7-oxononanoate synthase: MPSWLDGLDRRARLRAKAGLTRRLRPRNGTEDLVDLAGNDYLGLARHPAVVAAAADALAGYGLGATGSRLVRGSTEAHHALESYLADWLGTGQALVYSSGYLANLGAVRALVQPRTLLLSDAHNHASLIDGCKLSGAETLVTPHLDVAAVSAALAGAPGRPAVVVTESVFSVDGDLAPLAELHAVARRYGALLLVDDAHALGVLGPAGAGAVAGAGLAGEPDVVVTATLSKALGGAGGVVAGPAELVRHLIDTGRTFIYDTAPPPAVVAGVLAAAGLTRSGDALRAELADRAGTVTSRLGAAGLEVSAPAAGVVSVTAPGPETAVAWAADCRDRGVAVGCFRPPSTPDTRSRLRLTINVGVDRAAFDRAIEVIVECAP; encoded by the coding sequence GTGCCAAGCTGGCTGGACGGGCTGGACCGGCGGGCGCGGCTGCGCGCCAAGGCCGGGCTCACCCGGCGGCTGCGGCCGAGGAACGGCACCGAGGACCTGGTCGACCTCGCCGGCAACGACTACCTGGGGCTCGCCCGGCATCCGGCGGTGGTCGCCGCCGCGGCCGACGCGCTGGCCGGGTACGGGCTGGGCGCCACCGGCTCCCGGCTGGTACGCGGCTCCACCGAGGCCCACCACGCGCTGGAGTCCTACCTGGCCGACTGGCTCGGCACCGGGCAGGCCCTGGTCTACTCCTCCGGCTACCTCGCCAACCTCGGGGCGGTACGCGCCCTGGTGCAACCCCGCACCCTGCTGCTCTCCGACGCGCACAACCACGCCTCGCTGATCGACGGCTGCAAGCTCTCCGGCGCCGAGACCCTGGTCACCCCACACCTGGACGTCGCCGCCGTCTCGGCCGCGCTGGCCGGCGCACCGGGCCGGCCGGCGGTGGTGGTCACCGAGTCGGTCTTCTCGGTCGACGGCGACCTCGCCCCGCTCGCCGAGCTGCACGCCGTCGCCCGCCGGTACGGCGCGCTGCTGCTTGTCGACGACGCGCACGCGCTCGGCGTACTCGGACCGGCCGGGGCGGGCGCGGTGGCCGGCGCCGGACTGGCCGGCGAGCCGGACGTGGTGGTCACCGCGACGCTATCCAAGGCGCTCGGCGGTGCCGGCGGGGTGGTGGCCGGGCCGGCCGAACTCGTCCGACACCTGATCGACACCGGGCGGACCTTCATCTACGACACCGCGCCGCCCCCGGCGGTGGTGGCCGGGGTGCTCGCCGCCGCCGGGCTGACCCGCTCCGGCGACGCGCTCCGGGCCGAGCTGGCCGACCGGGCCGGCACGGTGACCAGCCGGCTCGGCGCGGCCGGGCTGGAGGTCTCCGCACCGGCCGCCGGGGTGGTCTCGGTGACCGCGCCCGGCCCGGAGACCGCGGTGGCCTGGGCGGCCGACTGCCGCGACCGGGGGGTCGCGGTCGGGTGCTTCCGGCCGCCGTCGACCCCGGACACCCGCTCGCGGCTGCGGCTGACCATCAACGTCGGGGTCGACCGGGCCGCCTTCGACCGGGCCATCGAGGTGATCGTGGAGTGTGCGCCGTGA
- the bioD gene encoding dethiobiotin synthase codes for MLVTGTDTDVGKTVVTAAVTAAAQAAGLRVAVIKPGQTGTATGAESDIDTVNRLAAPMTARTLVSYPDPLAPLAAARVAQAEPLELYAVVDEIRADADKHDLVLVEGAGGLLVPMGLRPSGEAWTLADLAVSIGAPAVVVTRAGLGTLNHTALTLEALDRRAVPCGVVLGAWPAEPELVHWANLRDLVPNMVGALPDGAGTLEPGVFRRSAPGWLTPALYGVLDDWRAWAEDVS; via the coding sequence ATCCTGGTCACCGGCACCGACACCGACGTGGGCAAGACGGTGGTCACCGCAGCCGTCACCGCCGCCGCCCAGGCCGCCGGCCTGCGGGTGGCGGTCATCAAACCCGGACAGACCGGTACGGCGACCGGCGCGGAATCCGACATCGACACCGTGAACCGGCTCGCCGCGCCGATGACCGCACGCACCCTGGTCAGCTACCCCGATCCGCTGGCCCCGCTGGCGGCGGCCCGGGTCGCCCAGGCCGAGCCGCTGGAGCTGTACGCGGTCGTCGACGAGATCAGGGCCGACGCGGACAAGCACGACCTGGTACTCGTCGAGGGGGCCGGCGGGCTGCTGGTCCCGATGGGGCTGCGCCCGTCCGGCGAGGCGTGGACCCTGGCCGACCTGGCGGTGTCGATCGGCGCCCCGGCGGTGGTGGTCACCCGGGCCGGGCTCGGCACGCTGAACCACACCGCGCTCACCCTGGAGGCGCTGGACCGGCGGGCGGTGCCCTGCGGTGTGGTGCTCGGCGCCTGGCCGGCCGAGCCCGAGCTGGTGCACTGGGCCAACCTGCGGGACCTGGTCCCCAACATGGTCGGCGCGCTGCCGGACGGGGCGGGCACGCTCGAACCCGGGGTGTTCCGCCGCTCCGCCCCGGGCTGGCTCACCCCGGCGCTATACGGGGTACTCGACGACTGGCGGGCCTGGGCCGAAGACGTCAGCTGA